The DNA segment TCCCGGCACGCCGGCCCATCCCAGGATCTGGCTGAGGGTCCCGTAAGGTGGCTGGGCGGCGAACCACCGCCACATGAGGGCGTAGATGACGGACGGCGTGATCCGCGGTAGCATCCACAGGACCCGGAACACGCCGGGTGCCTGTCCCGATAGGTGCGCGGTCAGGAGGGCGAGCATGAGGGCCAGTCCGACATTGAAGAGCGAGAGCGTGGAGAGCATGTAGATCATCGTGTTCTTCAACACGAGGACCAGCCACGGACTGTGGGTGATCTGGGCGTAGTTGCCGATGCCGATGTAGCGGTACTTGTGCAGGCCGGTGGCGACGCTCAGATTGGTAAGGCTGATGACGACGGTGAGCACGGCGGGCACGAGGAACAACAGGAGCACGACGACGACGGCCGGCCCCAGGAAGAACGCGGGATATCCGCCGACAGCAAGGGTGCGGCGGAGGAAGGATCCCCGCGCCGCACCCCGTGCCTCGATGGCGCGCTCGGTCGGCAGGGTCACTGAATGACGACGTTCGTCCCCAAGTTGGTCTTCATCTGCTGGATCGCCGTCTGGACGGCCTGGTCAGGCGTCATCTGCCCGGCGATCACCGCCGACAGGCTCTGCCAGATGGCTTGATCGTACGACCCGAAGTCCTTGTTGTTCGGGAGGAACGTAGTGAAGCCCAGCATATAGAAGGTATCCTTCGCGAACATGTCCTGCGCATACTGGGGGACCCGCGCTTCGTCCTTGAGCACCGCGAGGTGGCCGCTCGTCACCGCGTGTCTCGCGTTAAGCTGCGGGGTGGTGGCCAGGGCCAGGATGCGGGCCGCCAAGTCTGAATGCTGCGAGGCCTTGCTGATCATGTAGACCACGGGATGGCTGAGGGTGACCGGTTTGCCCCCCTGTCGTCCCGGGGGGACGAGGGCGAACCCGTAGGTCTTCCAGAGCTCATCCGCGGGCATCTTGTACTGTTTGGTCCACTGCGCCCAGCACCAAGTGCCACACTGGCTGAAGAACACGTCCTTTCCGACGAAGGTCTCGTGCCAGCTGTTCCAGTCGGTGCCGATGATGTCTTTCGGGGTGACTTTGTACGTGAAGACGGCGTCGTAGAAGAACTGGTATTCGTCGTGCAGCGCCTTGGAGTCGAGGAGCAGCTTCCCCTCCGCGTTCTGCATCTTCCCGCCAAACGCCTCGTAGTACATGTAGTAGTCGGGGCCATTGATCGGACGGATCCACCAGCCGTGCCCCGCAGGGACGAGCCCCTTGTCCTGCGCGTCCTTCGCCATCCGGAGAATATCATAGAGGGAAAACTGACCCGATTCGATCGCCTTCGGCAGGCCGGTGATCCTCGCCTGTGACCACCCGAGCTTGGCGAGTAGCGGCATGTTGAAATAGAGCGGGCGTGCCTCGACATCCTGAGGAATGGCGTAGATTTGCCCGTTGAACTTGGTGGCGCTCCACAGCGTCGGGATGACGTCGGAGAACT comes from the bacterium genome and includes:
- a CDS encoding sugar ABC transporter permease, with the protein product MTLPTERAIEARGAARGSFLRRTLAVGGYPAFFLGPAVVVVLLLFLVPAVLTVVISLTNLSVATGLHKYRYIGIGNYAQITHSPWLVLVLKNTMIYMLSTLSLFNVGLALMLALLTAHLSGQAPGVFRVLWMLPRITPSVIYALMWRWFAAQPPYGTLSQILGWAGVPGANWMNVHPWAFIVALNGFVGASFGMIIFSSAIAAIPHDQYLAADVDGASPWQQVWRITLPRLRWPILFVTAYQTLSLLTSFEYILLTTNGGPGFYTTEVWSLYAFHLALSNYFGNTQFGLGAALAAVLVVLGLAASAIYLRLFRFGELVAAPKIEVN
- a CDS encoding extracellular solute-binding protein; amino-acid sequence: MAAEGSAIQVKLDATFTTGGGEAWGAYKQRFVLAAQSDKAPDIIGSGHEDIAAWAAAGYVVPLDAYVKKYPEFSDVIPTLWSATKFNGQIYAIPQDVEARPLYFNMPLLAKLGWSQARITGLPKAIESGQFSLYDILRMAKDAQDKGLVPAGHGWWIRPINGPDYYMYYEAFGGKMQNAEGKLLLDSKALHDEYQFFYDAVFTYKVTPKDIIGTDWNSWHETFVGKDVFFSQCGTWCWAQWTKQYKMPADELWKTYGFALVPPGRQGGKPVTLSHPVVYMISKASQHSDLAARILALATTPQLNARHAVTSGHLAVLKDEARVPQYAQDMFAKDTFYMLGFTTFLPNNKDFGSYDQAIWQSLSAVIAGQMTPDQAVQTAIQQMKTNLGTNVVIQ